In Arachis hypogaea cultivar Tifrunner chromosome 17, arahy.Tifrunner.gnm2.J5K5, whole genome shotgun sequence, a single window of DNA contains:
- the LOC112762471 gene encoding uncharacterized protein encodes MFFDYRNSEDTTEKCRKNAKNRSKQLYTHTGGLKILARCGEEKSELQGRRLSRGELWILTHKRRNASYIHPEARTISERIEEIEQHDESFRLLSQNNLLAQALGKEHPDRVRGVGFGPTSSQLFGTTSHQSSDGAQREETQRVLLELQVAAEKLKRKAVEEEVAAEKTKRQTVEDEVVAGKIKIQAMESALGCLIQEQGGGAAT; translated from the exons ATGTTTTTTGATTATCGTAATAGTGAAGACACAAcg GAGAAGTGTAGGAAAAATGCTAAGAATCGATCGAAGCAACTATACACTCACACTGGCGGTTTGAAAATCTTGGCAAGGTGTGGAGAAGAAAAG TCGGAACTCCAAGGGAGGAGACTTAGTAGAGGAGAGTTATGGATCTTAACGCACAAACGACGTAATGCCTCCTATATCCATCCAGAAGCTCGGACCATTAGT GAAAGGATTGAGGAGATTGAGCAACATGATGAATCCTTTAGACTGTTGTCTCAAAATAATTTGCTTGCTCAAGCTCTTGGAAAAGAGCACCCAGATAGAGTACGTGGCGTGGGTTTTGGACCGACTTCTAGTCAACTCTTTGGTACGACTTCCCATCAGTCGAGCGATGGAGCTCAAAGAGAGGAGACCCAAAGGGTGCTTCTTGAACTACAAGTGGCGGCCGAGAAATTAAAAAGGAAGGCAGTAGAGGAGGAGGTAGCAGCCGAGAAGACAAAAAGGCAAACAGTTGAGGATGAAGTAGTGGCCGGGAAGATAAAGATACAAGCAATGGAAAGTGCTCTGGGATGTCTAATTCAAGAGCAAGGTGGGGGAGCTGCCACATGA